AACAGGCCATTTTTGGAGCATTTGTACTTTTTGTCCACCTACTTCAGCGATGTCTTCAACAATAGTGTATTCGCCTTCAGCAGCAATTTCAGTAACTTCACCTTCGAGAGTAGGTGGAACCATAATTTTGTGTAAAACTGCAGAGGTTTCCTGTACTTCACCGAGTACATCTCCAGCTTTTAAAACATCTCCAACTTTAGCAACAGGTTTGAATTCCCATTTTTTCTCTTTGTCAATGGAATCTACATCAATACCTCTAGCAATGAAATCACCAGAAGCTTCTCTGATGATTCTTAAAGGTCTTTGAATACCATCGAAAATGGAACTCATTACACCAGGACCGAGTTCTACGGATAATGCTCCACCAGTACATTCAACTACTTCACCAGGTTGGATACCTGCTGTTTCTTCATATACTTGGATAGTTGCGGTGTCACCTTCAAGCTCGATAATTTCTCCGATAAGCTTTTCATTACCGACCCTAACCATCTCAAGCATCTGAGCCCCTCTCATACCATCTGCGACAATAACAGGCCCAGCAATCTTAATAATATTTCCTTCAATAATCATTTAACCATCTCTACCCCGATAACTCTTCTAATAAGGTCATTAATTTGATCAGATGATCCTTCAGAGGACCCATCTTTATCAGGTATTTCAATTATCATTGGTAAAACACTTGAACCAATTTTTCTATTAATATGATTTCTAATTTCATTTGCCATTAACTGAGTAATGATAATAATTGAAATCTCTTCATCTAAAAATTTATCAAAAGCTACAATAGCCTCATCAGCTGTTTTAACAACAACTGCTTCTTTGACACCACCAAGTCTAAATCCGGAAACGGTATCAATATCACCAATAACTGCTACGGAACTCATAATAACATCTCCATGATTTTATCATTAGGGAAGTCTGCTTCTCTTTTTGCTCTTGCAATAATTTTTAAATTTTTAATTTCGTTTTCTTTTTGAATTAAATAACCAATAATTGGACCAATACCTAATGGTTTTTTAGTTGCTAAAGATTTTGCGTAATCAGAAGCGTAAGCATTTAATGCTTTTTCAAATACTGCAACGGAGCCAGTTTCGTTGTAAACTGTCATTACGTCAGTTAATGATTCAGCATATTTTGTACCTTCTAATCCAGAAATTACATTTGTAACATCAGGAGATTCCATTAAATCTTTAAGTTTCCATTCACGTAATTGGTATCCTTCATCTAATATATAAGGTGCGATAGCATCATAGTCAAGGCCATCTTCTTTAGCCCTTATAATTAGTTTAAGATTAGCTACATCTACTTGAGTTCCAATGTAGGAGTATAAAATTTGTTTATTCTCATCAGAAGGAACATCTGTAGAACGTAATAATTTGCCCAAGTAATATTTATCTAAAGCAGATTCTAATGAAAGAATCATTTTAGTGTTTTCATATTGTGGAAGAGCGTCTTCTAAAACTCCAGCGTATTCAGTGTTGTCCAAACCGGTAATGACATCAGTTACAGTTTCAGCATCAGCTAAAGATTCTAAGTCACTGTATAATGAACCACATGGAATTAATAATTCTTTGGTTTCTTCAGCGTCGTATCCAACTTCTTTTGCAGTTAAGAGACTTTTAATGTTGTCAATGTCTGCTTTTTTAGACATTACTGCGAAAGGAGCTTTAATATCTTTAGGAGCTAATCTTGCAACAAGATCATAAGTGTTTGCACGTTCAACATCTAAAGCTTTATCAAGAGGATATTCTTCTAAAACATCCGCATATTCAGGAACACCTTTGAGATAATTTTCAACTTCTTCAATGTCGTTGGTTTCAACGATTTCAGAAATTTGTTTTTCATCAAATAATCTTCCTTTTCTAGCTCTTACTCTTGCACTTGGATTAAGATAAGGATAAATGTCCAAAATTGGTCTAGATGTAATGATTACTACTACTGCACCAACAACAAGTAATGCGATAACACAGAATACCAAAAAGGTTTCTTGTGTAAGTCCTGCAGAACTTATTAAAGTAGCAATTTGATCTGCCATAATTTATCCTCCTAATTTATTTAAATAAAACGTTAGCAACTTCACTACGTAAGATACTTTTAAATCTTTCTAATCTTGCATCAATAGTGTTATTTACTTCAATATCTCCATTACTAGTTTTTAAGATTGCTCCACCAATAGCATTGATAGGCTCACCTAATTTGAACTTAATTCCTTCTACATCGAAAGTATTGTCTGAAGATATTTCACCTTTAAATTGATTTGTGTCAGCTTCGTTTAATTGAATAATTAAATCGTCACCGCCAATTTCATCAGCAGCTTCTTTAATCATTTTAATTAAAGAATCTTCATAATCTGCGCTTTGGGAAGAAGCTTTTTGTTCTAATTCGCTTACTGCTTTTTCAAAAGCAGCTTCGATGATTTCTTCTTTAGCGCTTAATTTTGCTCTACGAGCATTCATCTTAGCTTCAGAGATAATTTGCTGATATCTCATATCAGATTGTTTTTTACCATTTTCTAAGATTTTAGCTTTTTCAACTTCAGCGGTTTTATCAGCTTGTGCTTCAATAGCTGAAACTTCTGCATTAACCTCTTGAATGATTACATCAGCTTTCTCTTGGGCTTCAGACATAATGCTTGAAACAATTTTATCTGTGCCTGAGCTCATATAAATTGCCTCCTACCTATAAGATTCCACCGAATACCATGAGTAAAATAGCAATCAAGAAACCGTAAATAGCTTGAGTCTCTGGTAATGCAGAGAAAATAATACCACGAGCGAACATGTCGCTGTCTTCGACAATAGCACCAACGGAGGAAGCAGCAGCCATACCTTGTCCCATACCGGAACCTAAACCTGCGAAACCAATGGATGCACCTACACCGATAGCTACGATACCAGCTTCAGTAGATAATCCTTGACCTCCACCTAATAATCCTGAGAATACTAATAATAAAATTGCAACCAAGAAACCGTAAATAGCCTGAGTTTCTGGTAATGCAGAGAAAATAATACCTCTTGCAAACATGTCATTGTCTTCTGCTACAGCACCTACGGAACCAGCAGCTGCCATACCTTGCCCTAAACCGGAACCTAAACCGGCAAATCCAATTGCTACTCCAGCACCAATAGCTGCTAAAGCAGTACCTAAAGCAATATCTACCATATTTAATTCACCTTTGAAATAATATTGATTTAATTAATTTTTAATTTAAGATATAAATGAAAAAATTTTAATTTATTTAAGTTTTGTAAATGTCCTACTTGCTTTGAAAGCTTCGAATTTTCCTTTACCGCTCATGAAGAATTGTGAGAAGAATTCTACGTAGTTAAGACGTAAAGCGTTAATAAATGCACCTAATACTTGGAAAGCGAAGTTTGCAATATGACCGAATATGAATATTAACACTGCAAGTACGATACCAGCAAATGGAACCATACTATCAATCATAGCTGCTAAAATGTTAACAGTCATAGCAATACCACCAGTAGCTAAACATAATGCTAAAAGACGAGCGTAAGATAAAACATCTCCCATGTAACCGAAAATATCCATTACACCGTATGCTCCGTTAGCCCAAATTAACATAACGATAGTTGCAAGAATTAAAATTCCACCTAACGCCATACCAGCCATACCAATAGCAGGCATGAGGTAACCTAAAGCGAGGAATACAATACCAGCTTCGAAAACAAACCAACAAATTTGAGATCCAATAGCTTCTTTAACATTACCGTATCTAAGGTTGTTAATAGCACCAACAATGAACCCGAGGTTGGTGTAAAGAAGACCAAATGCGATAGCTATAATTAAAATAGTATCTGGGTGTTTGAATGCTTCAACAGGAGCAAATACGGTTGGTAATCTGTATCCCATGATTCTTTCTGGGAAGTCCCCAATAAAACCATTTGTTAGTAAACCTAGTACAACAGCCCACAGACCGGACCATACTAAAATCCAACCAAATGAATTCATGGACTCTTTAACTTTACCTATACCTTTAATTAATACAACACCAATTAAAGATACGACTAATCCATAAACTGCATCAGTTAAACAGAACCCGAAGAAGAATGGGAATGTAAGTGCTACAAAAATTGTTGGATCAATTTCATTGTAACGTACCGGAGAGTACATATCTACAAGGTATTCGAAAGGTTTCGCAT
This Methanobacteriaceae archaeon DNA region includes the following protein-coding sequences:
- a CDS encoding V-type ATP synthase subunit F: MSSVAVIGDIDTVSGFRLGGVKEAVVVKTADEAIVAFDKFLDEEISIIIITQLMANEIRNHINRKIGSSVLPMIIEIPDKDGSSEGSSDQINDLIRRVIGVEMVK
- a CDS encoding V-type ATP synthase subunit C, yielding MADQIATLISSAGLTQETFLVFCVIALLVVGAVVVIITSRPILDIYPYLNPSARVRARKGRLFDEKQISEIVETNDIEEVENYLKGVPEYADVLEEYPLDKALDVERANTYDLVARLAPKDIKAPFAVMSKKADIDNIKSLLTAKEVGYDAEETKELLIPCGSLYSDLESLADAETVTDVITGLDNTEYAGVLEDALPQYENTKMILSLESALDKYYLGKLLRSTDVPSDENKQILYSYIGTQVDVANLKLIIRAKEDGLDYDAIAPYILDEGYQLREWKLKDLMESPDVTNVISGLEGTKYAESLTDVMTVYNETGSVAVFEKALNAYASDYAKSLATKKPLGIGPIIGYLIQKENEIKNLKIIARAKREADFPNDKIMEMLL
- a CDS encoding V-type proton ATPase subunit E; translated protein: MSSGTDKIVSSIMSEAQEKADVIIQEVNAEVSAIEAQADKTAEVEKAKILENGKKQSDMRYQQIISEAKMNARRAKLSAKEEIIEAAFEKAVSELEQKASSQSADYEDSLIKMIKEAADEIGGDDLIIQLNEADTNQFKGEISSDNTFDVEGIKFKLGEPINAIGGAILKTSNGDIEVNNTIDARLERFKSILRSEVANVLFK
- a CDS encoding V-type ATP synthase subunit K (produces ATP from ADP in the presence of a proton gradient across the membrane; the K subunit is a nonenzymatic component which binds the dimeric form by interacting with the G and E subunits) yields the protein MVDIALGTALAAIGAGVAIGFAGLGSGLGQGMAAAGSVGAVAEDNDMFARGIIFSALPETQAIYGFLVAILLLVFSGLLGGGQGLSTEAGIVAIGVGASIGFAGLGSGMGQGMAAASSVGAIVEDSDMFARGIIFSALPETQAIYGFLIAILLMVFGGIL